A DNA window from Accipiter gentilis chromosome 30, bAccGen1.1, whole genome shotgun sequence contains the following coding sequences:
- the OVOL2 gene encoding transcription factor Ovo-like 2, giving the protein MPRAFLVKRRSPQPAVRSWDGLPDEERADTYIPGGIGCVLLGYEDSCSLESSGSSGTRDAEPSDPPTPQPAPGEMGTAGGMLLDLAVKRPAVRSKIKFTTGTCNDATVHSCELCGKGFRLQRMLNRHIKCHSQVKRHLCTFCGKGFNDTFDLKRHVRTHTGIRPYKCEVCNKAFTQRCSLESHLKKIHGVQQQYAYKQRRDKLYVCEDCGYTGPTQEDLYLHVSNVHPGSAFLKKTSKKLAAVLQNKLSPVLQRNSKDDDKDE; this is encoded by the exons ATGCCCAGAGCTTTTTTGGTAAAGCGTCGGAGCCCGCAGCCGGCGGTGCGGAGCTGGGATGGGTTACCCGACGAGGAGAGAGCCGACACCTACATCCCAG GTGGGATCGGCTGCGTGCTGTTGGGCTACGAGGACAGCTGTAGCCTGGAGAGTAGCGGGAGCAGCGGGACCAGGGATGCGGAACCCAGCGATCCCCCGACACCCCAACCCGCTCCCGGAGAGATGGGAACGGCCggggggatgctgctggatcTGGCCGTCAAGCGTCCCGCGGTCAGGTCGAAAATCAAG TTCACCACCGGCACCTGTAACGACGCTACGGTGCATAGCTGCGAGCTGTGTGGCAAAGGCTTTCGCTTGCAGCGGATGCTCAACCGTCACATCAAGTGTCACAGCCAGGTGAAGAGACACTTGTGCACCTTCTGTGGAAAGGGCTTCAACGACACCTTTGATCTGAAAAGACATGTCCGGACCCATACCG GAATTCGTCCTTACAAATGTGAGGTTTGCAACAAAGCCTTCACCCAGCGCTGCTCCCTGGAGTCCCACCTTAAGAAGATTCATGGCGTGCAGCAGCAATACGCCTACAAACAGAGGCGAGATAAACTTTACGTGTGCGAAGACTGCGGCTACACAGGCCCCACGCAGGAGGACCTGTACCTGCACGTTAGTAACGTTCACCCCGGAAGcgctttcctgaaaaaaacctcaaaaaaactTGCAGCAGTTTTGCAAAACAAACTGAGCCCTGTTCTGCAGAGGAACTCCAAAGATGACGACAAAGATGAGTAA